The genomic region tgaagaatccatcttgtatggtcggagaaatgaatttttggtttggaatagattataggagttgggtttggtactcttcaatacataatttacatatgtatatataatatcaaaatcccatgaattacggagaatctttgaaatatgtcaggcaatgtctatagtaacagatacgctaggatatgaattttgtctatacactatcgatgcactaaatgcaataagacgtgtctagacttaagaatgataagcaggcagttccctaaggatgataagtagatgatttccgactaggattgataagcaaaacttttgacaggcagacacggtcaaagtccagactcacttaatgtatcctaacaactactagttagacacactaatgcaaggcctggttcgctaagaccaacgctctgataccaactgaaaggatccgaaactaatcatccggacgttgtccatattgattacaaacgaattacaatagttgataacattgcgaggtacttgccctctatttgatacatcttacaaacgttgcatttattcttaaaaggcaatcaatagttacatccagaattgacatattcgcctgacatttcataatattcaaatgacctaaaccgccatttacttaataatagtctctatgaacttcaatgactcgaatgcaacgccttatgatataagtccttattggcctcaagtagtatccttagtacgagctaatgcacagcggaagacttaattcatacctgagaataacatgctttaaaatgtcaacataaagttggtgagatataggtttaatgccggcagcaatatatatatagaccacaagatttcgtatataaacagtttaataaaaatattctaagtggttgagcacttggtaaccatacttaacaattaatcacgtcgcatattccctttaatatgaaatcttactacactgtaccaagtgtagtcacgaaacgaagtactgtgcaaccgttgaatactggtcgtccagtccggttggggttgtcaggcccgatagatctatcaacaggattcgcgtttacaataccgctgtaaatattagttaccaagctacagggaagtatgccagtggtacaactcaacgtagaatatattttcagttacttgtgtccataacgtaaaacataaaatacatgtattctcatcccgaaatatttagagtttaaaaatgggactatatactcactgttgtcttgaagatatgtaatttgactcggtctccgattgatatcacgaacctatccatatataatatatcaataccttttctttttaaacaaacgtcacatatatatacttgtttatacttttaatactttgaataattccttagtccgtagttagcagttcgttgttagtaattcaattttaatggttcatatttagatgtttaatatacccgcaatgaaataaataaaacccccaacgaaataaataaaaccccatcgtatatgtattggtcgagattaatcttgacccacggtaccggtgttgtcaaatgacgtgttgcgtacataaagtaccggtgttgtcaaatgacgtgttgcgtacaatgatgggatcttatgattaatcttctcgtattgtttacgggtgatcctgaaccatataaaattgaattatgagtacatatatataaaatatcatgttatcttagaaagatgtgatttatttaatttctcccaattattttcgtggctaaactagtcttggatattcgattttgtttcggtcatagtttcttcgttacaactccgtttttgttgattcaacttgccatctccttggatcgagtccctctttaagactatgaactgtaaataccttagtttgtattcaaaatcacacggcataggtgaaactttagtgaaacttatgaagttaaacatttttgttacaaaaatatcatttaatgaccatttttctaaaaatacctatactttgaattaaatcatgaaatttttatgtgttaacatatttatagtaaaaatcatttttccagaaaataaacctccaattcaaagtttaagatggtttttaattatccaacccaaaacagtccccggttgcactccgacgtcgtaaaaacagtttttaaggtattctttgaaaaaccaagttttaccttgttaaattagcatatatttaagttatattacaggtcttgaagtattttaaaagttaagttagaaggatctatttagtttgcaaacaagtttgaaaactttcaaactatgttcttgttgttaaaattttataccacaaaataagatagctatatatatataaatcgaataaggttatgaacatagttactacctcaagttccttggacaaggttgctgtaaaagaggagtaagaacctagaaccaaaagggtgatggaagtggatgaaagattggaagtaagtttgtgttcttggaaggatttcttgaagtgtttttgtatggttttcttatggtgattaagtaaggtttttgaagctaaatgatggggaaaatgcttgtagatgatcaagtatgaagttaagagtattttgagagagaaatgggagtgtaagtatgagaaaatggggtgaagaaatggtgtgcatgcataaaaacgtttttagtatataaagaaaaaaaatgatacctaactttgttttcttgctaaataattcatgctacttgacaaatggttggttccacatgtttcttaatcatttaaggctgctaaggagcagatttttattggtatataccaatagtaaatacatctagaagctgcgtatgatacgggtacatataccctaaatatacgtgtagaaatctttgagaaaacggaacgaggattcaaatatagctatcttttgtgaatatacttatattgttttatgtatttaagtccttgaaagtgattaaatacattacttatacattatatttataaacattataagtcataagtatttatatcaaataacgttatgtatggttattgttttgaaaacttaagttagtagtttcaaaatatacttataacttattgttattaatacaaaatgagatattaaaacatccataaaccatgttaaatatgtatatatacatatatatacacaaacgtataattatcatatgttatatagttcgtgatatcatcggtcaaactagacggtcaaacgttgtgtaaaactcttttcgaaaacataagtctcaacaatttggattgcttatcatgttggtaaggtttaatttatgtaaatattaatcttataagtatagaacgatcgaaaaagtgcgggtcaactttagggtttttgcttatcgtgtcggaaccatatagagattagagtttaaatttggtcggaaatttccgggtcgttacacctgcCCCCGCTCttacttctgcctctccatttatttttgctacttatTTGTTGTcttccccgattctctgtgacaaaggcatgggtctgatctgtgcccatgtcctttctccttgcctcttcactgaatagggcatccttgaccattgacatggtaagttttccattcggggctgagttgctgagtgttactaccagcgtttcccaactatcgggaagagaactaagtagcagtagcgcctgaacttcatcgccaaatgGCATCTCTATAagcgataactggttgaccaagctctggaactcactggtatgctcggcaaccgaagttccacttttaagcttcatgttgactaaacgcctcatcaacatggctttattccgagcagtcttggcctggtacatgtcctccaactttttccagaggacatatgcgtctgtctcttgtgcaacatggtggaagatactatgatcaatccattgacggatttgaccaatagtttttcggtttaacttattccactctttctctttggcggaatcaggatttgtaccctttaattcaatagggtcaaacaaatccttacagctgaggagatcttccatccgaggtttccacatcgtgtagttggtggcagtgagcataatcatggctccggaagatgatcctgactcttccgtggacattatcaccttacaaataacttttcaacacaaacggggttgaaaacttcagaaaactcaaacactcgaccaacgcctctaacatggctctgataccacttgttgtgatTAAGAGGGGATCGACTGGACGTTGGTATACACAAATTGAGAGAAAattactctattactcacaagaatagattatagagtattacaaaactcttacaaaaacaaaaactctcaaactaacacactaggaatctcaccactatctaggatgtattcactcttggttatGATTACACTTTAACTtacacacactaactaggtgtgaTTACACTTTTCTGAATAATTTACAAATGAAGGTTTCCACCTCTATTTATAAGAAAATTTTGAGGAGGTGGAAAAGTGTGAACGGGATGGTGTGAACGCAAAAAATGGTGGCTAGCCGTAATAGTTTTCAATTTTGCTACCTCCATATCTATAGTCAAAATCGTCAACTTTGAATACCTAGTATCTTCTAGATTGCGGGCTAGAATGGAGACATCTAGTGGCATCTAGAAGATACTAGATTACGGCTGGAAATCATCATCCAGTGCCATTTTATCGAAAGAATCACACCTATAATTTATTCTTTTGTAGATTTTCATTATCGACTAGATCAGTAGTCTCCGTATATCATTGAAGTTCGATTTCAAAGATCCGAGGAAAGCGGCTGCAAAAAAAATATTCAGTCGTTCATTAACTGTGGTTCTGTTGACTTGTCAACACTCCAGATTTTCTAATACTAAATACCTGCAACTTCTCCATCAAAAACGCGATGATCAACAGATAGTGTTACGTTCATCCTTGTTACAACTGCGGGTTTCTCAATACCTGGCAGAGTAGTTACGAGTTTAATTAATCACGCATGTTAGCAAGTATCTAATGAAATAAAGTCAGAGGTAGTTTACCATCAGCATCAAACACTGGTTCAACCACTTGGTTACCCCTACCAACAGCAAGAATGCCTGACTGCATACATTACATAGTTGGTTATGTTTTGTAACAGAAAAATTGTAAAATTATTTGAAAACGTACCTGAGGTGGATTTATAATTGCACAAAATTGGTCCACTGGGAACATACCCAAATTCGATATACTGCAAAAGAacggaaacataaaaaaaaaagattttgtggCCAAAGTTAACTTCAAAACTTTATTATACTGAGTATATCATTTATAATAAAGAAAAAAGCTAACCTAAAAGTGCCACCTAAACTCATTTGGTGTAAGCTTCCCTGCTCTTGCTTTCTCAGCGAGTTCCTTGATCATCAGATGATACAAACATATAAACGAGACCGATTTCATTATTGAAGCAAATATAGACCTATTCTTATACCCCATGATAATTGTTACGAGtacattttattttttttgtacacTTCCAAGTTAAAACTACCCACACTGCATGTGCCCATTATCATCATTACAAAAAAACATATGTGATACTCCTCAGAACTACTTTTGTTTTGTAATTGTTGAAGGGGTTTATCTACTTTGCAAATGATTATTTTGATATATGTGCTAAGTACAGTATCAATTATCATGGAAATAGTCAATCAGCTGTTAATTTCTAAATGAATAAGTTATTTACATTTAAGCACTAATGGTACCTTTCCCTCCTGATGCTTACGAGTACATAGAGCATCATAACATCATAAACTTGTTTGAATCCAATTCATATCATGCATGAGGGTGAGCTGAGCAATGTAACCAGCAACGCAACTAGCACAAGCttaaaagatgttacacccgaatctggtcaagcaatggtcgtgttgccattTCTTTCTTATCATCTAAGtatttttggagctggttcaagaggCTCACGGTTTACCCTACTTCAGTctttaaactgaagtagttaagtttttcatgaataaagtttttgatagttgaagacATGGCAGCAAAGAAGAAGAACCAGTAGCCGGGCCAGCAAATGAGCTCTAGTTCAACCAACAAAATGTCCTTAGTTCAACCAGTAAAGTTTTACTCAGTTGATAAAACTAGTTCAACCAGCAAGACGAACTTCATTACAACCAGCAAATTGAACTTTAGCACAACCAGCAAATGACACTATTTTCTTTCTAAAGGGTGAGCTTGCTGATGATACGATTCATAGTTACTTATGCTTTACAATAACCAGCCcaagtcatgtgcttaacacgtgttgtggctgttctagaatgttagctgtccaaagAAAATTCTCATCTATCATTGGCTACTTTTTATCATGGGAGGAGCACTATCAAATGATAGGCTTTTTACAGAttatgtcctttattcttattggctaatttgtaattatTTATCCTTTTTGTCTCAatttcctttttatatttttgtcttatctagaaagtagctgatatgcttctcctataaatagagagctcttgtaattgtaaaacttagTTGATGAATGAataaaagtttgatagagcttatctatttacaaaatctctgtgtctttatgaatctttgattctggtggctaagagtggtttctttatcagtgtttgtggtattactttatcaaacattgtggtgaaatctaaatcttcatatctgatattatagttgtggtggaatctttatcagctgtaattGAAGGTTTGtagtgtttctagatctctgattattgtggtatctttatcaatttgggaTTTAGATTCTTTATCATTTGTATTCTTATTTTCAGAgtttatactctgttttggggctGTTATTGTTACAAATTGAGGATTTTATGTTTAGATATGTTGGGTGAAGAATGCTTCTTCTAtattgcgtttttaaagtcataattatacatccaagtggtatcagagcttaggtcgcTAATCCAaagctttcttatcattttttttttgtttcagttcatactctgttttTGAGCTGAAAAGCTTATTTTCTGATCTGATTTGAAATGACTCAAATTCCTAGAAATATGACcttgaagaagctcataatcttCGAAGAGATAAAGCTATTGAAGCTCAGCTCTGCAACATCAGATCATAAGAATGGTTAAATTGTTGGAAGATGGTGTGCCAAGAAGAATAGAGCTAAatctgaaaatggagatacaacCATTGTGTCTT from Rutidosis leptorrhynchoides isolate AG116_Rl617_1_P2 chromosome 9, CSIRO_AGI_Rlap_v1, whole genome shotgun sequence harbors:
- the LOC139869001 gene encoding dihydrolipoyllysine-residue acetyltransferase component 1 of pyruvate dehydrogenase complex, mitochondrial-like; the protein is MGYKNRSIFASIMKSVSFICLYHLMIKELAEKARAGKLTPNEFSISNLGMFPVDQFCAIINPPQSGILAVGRGNQVVEPVFDADGIEKPAVVTRMNVTLSVDHRVFDGEVAAAFLGSLKSNFNDIRRLLI